A window of the Henningerozyma blattae CBS 6284 chromosome 10, complete genome genome harbors these coding sequences:
- the BUR6 gene encoding negative cofactor 2 transcription regulator complex subunit BUR6 (similar to Saccharomyces cerevisiae BUR6 (YER159C); ancestral locus Anc_8.219), whose product MDPSPEQPHNATLAHVSSPDGGNEHMHQLVDEPLTQVFDRVKTHFPPAKIKKIMQTDEDIGKVSQATPVLAGKALECFIALLVQRSCAAAGEAGARRVSGEILRDTILHDEQFDFLRDTVCGGQARDVADDSSTV is encoded by the coding sequence ATGGACCCTAGCCCTGAACAACCCCATAACGCAACCCTCGCGCACGTGAGCAGCCCTGACGGCGGCAATGAGCATATGCATCAACTTGTGGATGAACCATTAACACAAGTGTTTGATAGAGTTAAGACACATTTTCCCCCTGCTAAGATTAAGAAGATCATGCAGACTGATGAAGATATCGGTAAAGTATCACAAGCTACGCCTGTGCTGGCGGGTAAAGCGCTTGAATGTTTTATAGCTTTATTGGTACAACGTAGCTGTGCTGCTGCCGGTGAAGCAGGTGCTCGTCGTGTTAGTGGCGAGATATTACGTGATACGATTTTGCATGATGAACAGTTTGATTTCTTACGTGATACTGTTTGTGGAGGACAAGCGCGTGATGTGGCGGATGATTCTTCGACtgtataa
- the TBLA0J00550 gene encoding uncharacterized protein has product MQPTTQATRKDNSSENKDNYIVPGLFWDPACIIV; this is encoded by the coding sequence ATGCAACCAACTACTCAAGCTACAAGAAAAGATAACTCCTCTGAAAACAAAGATAATTATATTGTTCCTGGTTTGTTTTGGGATCCAGCATGTATTATcgtttaa
- the TBLA0J00530 gene encoding alkene reductase yields the protein MAFVEDFTPIPLEDTNLFKPIRVGDCMLRNRIVMPPLTRMRAHYPGNIPNRFWARKYYDQRSKSPGTMIITEGAFISPQAGGYDNAPGVWSSEQMTEWKSIFKKVHENGSYIWPQLWALGRAAYPEVLKRDGLRFDSASDGIYMDTEMESKAKNCKNLQHGLTKVEIKQYIKDYIHAAKNCMSSGADGIELHAANGYLINQFIDPISNKRKDEYGGSIENRARFILEIVDDLVQEVGSEHVGIRFSPYGTFGTMSGGENPTIMAQYCYIIGKLEERAQKGKRLAYIHLVEPRVTNPFLTEGQGAYSEGSNDFIYSIWKGNIIRAGNFALHPEIVEELVKDERTLIAYGRYFISNPDLVTRVAKGLPLNRYERDKFYVMSEEGYTDYPTYTEALSLGWSNA from the coding sequence atgGCTTTTGTAGAGGATTTTACACCTATTCCACTGGAAGACACCAACCTTTTCAAACCAATTAGGGTGGGTGATTGTATGCTAAGGAATCGAATAGTAATGCCTCCACTCACAAGAATGAGAGCTCATTATCCTGGGAATATTCCAAATCGATTTTGGGCCAGGAAATATTATGATCAAAGATCCAAAAGTCCCGGAACCATGATAATTACAGAAGGAGCATTCATTTCACCACAAGCTGGTGGCTATGATAATGCACCTGGCGTTTGGTCATCTGAACAGATGACTGAATGGAAAAGTATCTTTAAGAAAGTGCATGAAAATGGCAGCTATATATGGCCGCAATTATGGGCACTAGGTAGAGCAGCTTACCCTGAAGTTCTAAAGAGAGATGGGTTAAGATTTGACTCTGCTAGTGATGGAATATATATGGATACAGAGATGgaatctaaagctaaaaaCTGTAAAAATTTGCAGCACGGCCTAACTAAAGTAGAAATCAAACAATATATAAAGGATTATATTCATGCAGCCAAGAATTGTATGTCCTCAGGAGCTGATGGAATTGAGCTTCATGCAGCTAATGgatatttaataaaccaATTCATAGACcctatttcaaataaaagaaaagatgAATATGGTGGATCTATTGAGAATCGAGCAAGATTTATTCTTGAAATAGTAGATGATCTTGTGCAAGAAGTTGGCAGTGAACATGTTGGCATTAGATTTTCACCATATGGTACATTTGGAACAATGTCTGGTGGAGAAAACCCAACAATCATGGCACAGTACTGTTATATTATTGGTAAATTGGAAGAGAGAGCACAAAAGGGTAAAAGGTTGGCTTATATTCATTTGGTAGAGCCAAGGGTAACCAATCCTTTCTTAACCGAAGGACAAGGGGCCTATTCAGAAGGAAGCAATGactttatatattcaatatgGAAGGGAAATATAATTAGAGCAGGAAATTTCGCATTACATCCAGAAATAGTGGAAGAATTAGTGAAAGATGAACGAACTTTAATCGCGTATGGTAGGTATTTCATCTCTAATCCTGACTTGGTAACAAGGGTAGCAAAAGGGCTTCCCTTAAACAGATATGAAAGAGACAAGTTTTACGTCATGTCTGAGGAAGGTTATACTGATTATCCTACTTATACAGAAGCGTTATCATTGGGCTGGAGTAATGCCTAG
- the TBLA0J00540 gene encoding TenA family protein: protein MSPQSTTEQLLAKHAKLFTKATEHELTKQLCLGTLTDRALYIYLAQDLQFFEAGMRNMCRTIFLSPDVKRLLILARQLGFLSNDENTYFHDCLQLLKPAMTENEIEFYNNNELDSVKKYIEYIKMLTYDESIDYPQLITSAWIAEHIYFQWAHFLPKADNLHWKYQKWIDLHDGEHFIEWCNFLRAEVDNYTIEKVEKTFVEVTQLEYEFFESCFNAK from the coding sequence ATGTCTCCACAATCAACAACAGAACAGTTATTGGCAAAACATGCTAAACTCTTTACAAAAGCTACTGAGCACGAATTAACTAAACAATTATGTCTAGGTACTTTAACTGATAGGGCtttatatatctatttGGCTCAAGATTTACAGTTCTTTGAAGCTGGGATGAGAAATATGTGTAGAACAATCTTTTTAAGTCCAGATGTTAAAAGGCTACTAATATTAGCTAGACAATTAGGTTTTTTGTCTAATGATGAAAACACTTATTTTCATGACTGTTTACAGTTATTAAAACCTGCAATGacagaaaatgaaattgaattttataacaataatgaaCTTGACTctgttaaaaaatatattgaatatataaaaatgcTAACCTATGATGAATCAATTGATTACCCACAATTAATCACTTCTGCATGGATTGCTGaacatatttattttcaatggGCTCATTTCTTACCAAAAGCTGACAATCTTCATTGGAAGTATCAAAAATGGATTGACTTACATGATGGTGAACATTTCATTGAATGGTGTAACTTTCTGAGGGCAGAAGTTGATAATTATACTATTGAGaaagttgaaaaaacaTTTGTTGAGGTTACTCAATTAgaatatgaattttttgaatcttGTTTTAATGCTAAATAG
- the BUD5 gene encoding Ras family guanine nucleotide exchange factor BUD5 (similar to Saccharomyces cerevisiae BUD5 (YCR038C); ancestral locus Anc_1.134) — translation MQSSTSTQTIRQEDEEWPLHATQEPTDYTSNIPSQPRLSTAADDTPIVGSTQPVIDEAGLVTPRVNPPTPAGENIQGSTGTKFSTGSQLRPLSFMGNRFPIPLPLNGKNSGNPGSSEPTRPLAGLGISTGHLNSAMDQTQDHIGPTKFGDVMRKELVSTRDDDSHYLDAIDSESNLTSPLRTRSIGNSRANSKKSYPSNTHISNHLNSNTTHQDHINTRGYLNSPELGNSSPQSWLDDPTFSTQSRNNIQDLDSKNDIHHTPIVNSTKQVSRKVSIQTPTQSSKQISRQNSFQNSTPRQRSPSMLSIHSNINVNNQLPGIFPTTSTSTSVYSSPDIPVETATDLHMFHQKTNNTLTTVTTAGNTIATAFIQDDSSFLDETKDTFYLDPKNSNHSRDTSYISKEPILENTMEDETIISSTTRSISQLNLSDSNLSYLFILAIHSFNSESLQNPDDIEICLSFEKNDLAFVHTVDESGWGEVTLVKNGLRGWVPFNYFSDSIKSTSKSVIPPNISSSSPSSRSSISSSDLIESRAPLEPLLNSCARFLLSPNDLEFKPIPNHFTFNINYINAIRDGVKHLLESTNCVSRSNEMVQLNPQIRRSRKKLLADWYNLMLKADHYKNTTSEKNITLLISMIFKVLQRSMEFFNTWSFTKKNYNKITSPLTKNKSKSKANKKPTSTDSRNSIPYLNTPPNAMARLHEIYDMLFSYIGIIMGRLDMIEFNPKGCEYLEIMTHQLIILLRELIFISKSCSAIIEQKYKNEYENNLEKSLDPLLTYVSELVSCVKFLITESLQYNLSNTKNTLKKINEQNYIYSNQGERLLNILSHMLILITTSVTGCNNYLLLIGDFTLHNDRKYPDFKQIRLTPTEFIQNCSKNLIKDILKNPTLYDKFQSISNNKTDTIRATSSIYSGDTPNAYKSSARFSRIRSTMYNDANNMNENDWGLTQQGTQFLNDLITNDYSFANDSSFAKFKLNDEEMQNAANLNSNNSNNELSEAEAVNDKETMQGEMLLNKNGDIIGASFRALVFKLTDEMDKSNDFFTATVLLNFRTFGSLYELIELLISRFDLSNKCINYDYGETNGKFYSKASQIKNRRKLVARIFQNWMESYWDYSTDYKLLPTMINFFNEGVSQYLPVESKMLLELAAKLTITAFRTSHTVSKYSKEITSSHTVTNESLVTTHQLLPKDIRHSRTNSIISDVSTISSTSSLRSNGFSFDEGIIGRYELTHIYSEDDPNSMSLPMPILNIGTSSLLTKVNITDIEKTITKYRSITAVAFQAESNQSNMIKRVDLKGLISKWKLLNDNNSIHPSDLILNKLSLTDINPLEVAKQLTLIESALLMNVQANELLNENFLEKKAKFKKAPNVNAIITFTNQLSNYVLDCILNTEISTSQRVRRFENWLKIALSTLYFRNFNSIGSIMIALQNHAISRLKFIWDNLSEKDQELYDYLARIVHPSHNYKVYRKKLRNLMDEYFPGNIQISKSPLPVVPFFNLFLQDLTFINEGNPNYRNPDSFRPHKLINIEKYFQITKTLSVIQFFQVSYETQSNYIQDNSNTTTASYPFSDKLDIDTKCISPIPLLQEFILHEFWRVNTLYKQNSDRAYQMSLEIVPRN, via the coding sequence ATGCAGAGCTCTACTTCCACACAAACCATCCGCCAGGAGGATGAAGAATGGCCCCTGCATGCAACACAGGAACCAACAGACTACACTTCTAATATACCATCTCAACCACGATTATCAACTGCTGCTGATGATACACCAATTGTAGGTTCTACACAGCCTGTTATTGACGAGGCTGGTCTCGTGACTCCGCGGGTCAACCCGCCAACTCCTGCGGGTGAAAATATCCAGGGCTCTACGGGTACAAAATTTTCTACGGGTTCGCAACTCCGACCTCTTTCATTCATGGGCAACCGTTTCCCGATCCCGCTACCTTTAAATGGCAAAAATAGTGGTAACCCGGGCTCTTCTGAGCCTACAAGGCCTTTGGCAGGCTTGGGCATTTCTACAGGCCATCTCAATTCTGCAATGGACCAGACACAAGATCATATTGGACCTACTAAATTTGGGGATGTGATGAGGAAAGAATTGGTTAGTACACGGGATGATGACAGCCATTATTTAGACGCTATTGATAGCGAATCCAACCTCACAAGTCCATTAAGAACTAGATCCATTGGAAACTCACGAGccaattcaaaaaaaagttatcCATCAAATACCCATATCAgtaatcatttaaatagtaatacCACCCATCAGGATCATATAAATACACGAGGCTATTTGAATTCACCAGAATTGGGGAATTCTAGCCCACAATCATGGCTTGATGATCCTACTTTTTCTACTCAGTCAAGAAATAACATCCAAGACTTAGATTCAAAAAACGACATACATCACACACCAATTGTCAATTCCACAAAACAAGTCTCTAGAAAAGTTTCTATTCAAACTCCTACACAATCTTCCAAACAAATATCAAGACAAAATTCATTTCAAAACTCTACTCCAAGACAAAGATCACCCTCCATGCTTTCCATCCATTCCAACATCAACGTTAATAATCAATTACCAGGAATTTTTCCAACCACTAGTACTTCTACAAGTGTCTACAGTTCCCCTGATATACCTGTAGAGACTGCGACTGATTTACATATGTTTCACCAAAAGACAAATAATACATTAACTACAGTAACTACTGCTGGTAATACAATTGCTACTGCATTTATTCAAGATGATTCCTCATTCTTAGATGAAACGAAGgatactttttatttagatCCTAAAAACTCAAACCATTCTCGTGATACATCGtatatttctaaagaaCCAATACTGGAAAATACAATGGAAGATGAAACTATCATTTCAAGCACCACCAGGTCAATCtctcaattgaatttatccgattcaaatttatcataCCTTTTCATATTAGCCATACATTCATTCAATTCAGAATCATTACAAAACCCTGATGATATCGAAATTTGCCTgtcatttgaaaaaaatgatctTGCATTTGTACACACTGTAGACGAATCTGGTTGGGGTGAAGTCACTTTAGTTAAAAACGGTTTACGAGGTTGGGTACCTTTCAATTATTTCTCTGATTCTATTAAATCCACTTCCAAGAGTGTTATACCACCTAATATTTCATCCTCTTCACCATCATCAAgatcttcaatttcatcatcagaTTTAATAGAATCAAGAGCTCCTTTAGaaccattattaaattcatgCGCgagatttttattatctcCAAATGATCTTGAATTCAAACCTATTCCTAACCATTTTActttcaatatcaattatatcAATGCAATTAGAGACGGTGTGAAACATTTATTAGAATCTACAAATTGTGTATCAAGATCAAATGAAATGGTTCAATTAAATCCACAAATCCGTAGAtctagaaaaaaattattagctGATTGGTATAATTTAATGTTAAAAGCTGatcattataaaaatactaCATCcgagaaaaatattacacTTCTAATCTCTATGATCTTTAAAGTATTACAAAGATCGATGGAATTCTTTAATACATGGTCTTTcacaaagaaaaattataataagaTTACATCTCCTCTAACAAagaataaatcaaaatctaAAGCAAATAAGAAACCAACTTCCACTGACTCCAGAAACTCCATACCATATCTTAACACCCCACCAAATGCAATGGCAAGATTGCATGAAATATATGATATGCTATTCTCTtatattggtattattatggGCAGATTAGATATGATTGAATTCAATCCGAAGGGATGtgaatatttagaaattatGACCCATCAATTGATTATATTGTTAAgagaattaatttttattagtaaatCGTGTTCTGCTATCATTGAAcagaaatataaaaatgaatatgagAATAATTTAGAGAAAAGTTTAGATCCATTATTAACTTACGTCTCAGAATTAGTTTCATGTGTGAAATTCTTAATTACCGAATCATTGCAATataatctttcaaatacGAAAAACACtctcaaaaaaattaatgaacaaaattatatttactCTAACCAAGGTGAACgtcttttaaatattttatcacatatgctaattttaattacCACCTCAGTAACTGgttgtaataattatttattgctAATTGGGGATTTCACTTTGCATAACGATAGAAAATATCCAGATTTCAAACAAATTAGACTAACCCCAACGGAATTTATACAAAACTGTTCtaaaaatctaataaaagatattttaaagaatccTACCTTATACGATAAGTTTCAAAgtatatcaaataataagacAGACACAATTAGAGCCACGTCATCAATATACAGTGGAGATACTCCAAACGCTTATAAGTCATCAGCAAGATTTTCAAGAATTCGTTCTACAATGTATAATGAtgctaataatatgaatgaAAATGACTGGGGGCTTACTCAACAAGGTACTCAATTCCTAAACGATTTAATTACCAATGATTATTCGTTTGCGAATGATAGCTCCTTtgctaaatttaaattaaatgatgaagaaatgCAAAATGCTGCTAATctaaattctaataattcaaataatgaattgtCTGAGGCAGAGGCTGTTAATGATAAAGAGACAATGCAAGGCGAGATgctattgaataaaaatggtGATATTATTGGAGCATCATTTAGAGCTTTGGTTTTCAAATTAACTGACGAAATGGATAAATccaatgatttttttacaGCCACTGTATTATTAAACTTTAGAACTTTTGGAAGTTTatatgaattaattgaacTGCTAATCTCAAGATTTGATTTGTCAAACAAGTGTATCAATTACGATTATGGTGAGACAAATGggaaattttattcaaagGCCTCACAAATTAAGAATAGACGTAAATTAGTAGCTAGAATATTCCAAAATTGGATGGAAAGTTATTGGGACTATTCTACAGATTATAAACTGTTACCAACTAtgattaatttcttcaatgaAGGAGTATCTCAATATCTACCCGTCGAATCAAAGATGCTACTAGAGCTGGCTGCAAAATTAACCATTACTGCGTTTAGAACTAGTCATACGGTCtctaaatattcaaaagagATTACTTCATCACATACTGTTACTAATGAGTCATTAGTCACTACTCATCAATTATTACCTAAGGATATTCGCCATTCAAGAACgaattcaattatttctGATGTTTCGACTATTTCAAGCACTAGCTCTCTCAGATCTAATGGGTTTTCATTTGATGAAGGAATTATTGGTAGATACGAATTAACTCATATTTATTCTGAAGATGATCCAAATTCCATGTCTTTGCCCATGCCGATATTGAATATTGGGACATCCTCTCTTTTAACAAAGGTTAATATCACTGACATTGAGAAAACTATTACAAAGTATAGATCTATTACTGCAGTTGCTTTCCAAGCAGAAAGCAACCAATCTAATATGATCAAAAGAGTTGATCTCAAGGGTCTAATTTCCAAGtggaaattattaaatgataataactCTATACATCCAAgtgatttaattttaaataagcTTTCTCTAACTGATATCAACCCATTAGAAGTTGCAAAACAACTTACATTAATTGAATCTGCACTTCTAATGAATGTGCAGGCTAATGAGTTACTTAATGAAAACTTTTTAGAGAAAAAGgctaaatttaaaaaggCTCCTAATGTTAATGCAATCATTACATTCACAAATCAACTTTCAAATTATGTCCTGGATTGTATCTTAAATACTGAAATATCTACAAGCCAAAGAGTCAGAAGATTTGAGAATTGGTTAAAGATTGCTTTATCAACTTTATATTTcagaaatttcaattctatTGGATCGATTATGATTGCGTTACAAAATCATGCTATTTCAAGATTGAAATTCATTTGGGACAATTTATCAGAAAAAGATCAAGAATTATATGATTATCTAGCCAGAATTGTTCACCCTAGCCATAATTACAAGgtttatagaaaaaaattgagaaATTTAATGGATGAATACTTCCCAGGCAATATCCAAATATCGAAATCACCCCTTCCAGTTGTCCcattttttaatctatTTTTACAAGATTTGACATTCATTAATGAAGGGAATCCAAATTACCGTAATCCTGATTCGTTTAGGCCTCacaaattaattaatattgaaaaatatttccaaataaCCAAAACTTTAAGtgttattcaatttttccaaGTAAGTTATGAAACACAAAGTAACTATATCCAAGATAATAGCAACACCACCACAGCAAGCTATCCCTTCTCAGATAAATTAGACATAGACACTAAATGCATTTCCCCAATTCCATTATTACAAGAATTTATCTTACATGAATTTTGGAGAGTCAATACTTTATATAAACAAAATTCTGATAGAGCATACCAAATGAGTTTAGAAATAGTTCCAAGAAATTAG
- the ECM25 gene encoding Ecm25p (similar to Saccharomyces cerevisiae ECM25 (YJL201W); ancestral locus Anc_1.133) translates to MIDININDIFFKSYSVDPITKQSIYVFDSTYLPSPEEVGDKQVYDLLINELMDRLITKLPASPYSLVVFTSGFSQKKISWVYAIKMFNKLPIEARHYLQQTFIVHESFFIRTVYQVLSNAMSMKFLRTTNQSNNTESIEYSSDNSTSNNDPVITHVADLTQLSHLIDITRLRISLNVYLYDYQITEYIDVPKSYFERLTVNSNKHYKQLVFDKIFQRLKKEGMNTELIFQKPGSYKKVNILLDIINRNNYIDLSQWDIYSLATIFLHFLKNKSKPLVPIDLIKLPIYDTFSYTYKIFIDIIKFNNYQDFYFSIFPLFQKIINNKATSKLDPRLLAKALAPTLCKEKISLANSDVLAIGARFIRNLLNHYDEVKLAYDTNKIPDDTPPRRSISEVVQSPTRKSSYTNLNVVNSSSNNITTNGKLTLRTVSQPPLLPKPRKNISPIRIDLRSRSPSPNRASSNGSKSHEIHSIRNSSNGSVGESSIQATLTSTPIQSQNQNSNQNQDQSKKDIPGSTSNEKRNNSPTRPPPRKISNEHAMPAVPVLKPKSSASSLMPSSKSISSGSTLGSNSTTNSSVSGSSTTAISKPKTANIYDTYVNDDSMILGDDRDVEELVINSQKLSLIVDKNQEKIILFDKELQKKKKKEGSNKSEIQNKFSTDGYSGIKTGNRVSKLAALYEERLMGIQALNEMKRS, encoded by the coding sequence ATGATTGACATTAATATCAATgacatattttttaaatcgTATTCTGTAGACCCGATTACAAAGCAATCGATCTATGTTTTTGATTCTACTTATTTACCTTCGCCTGAAGAAGTTGGAGATAAACAAGTATATGATTTGCTGATTAATGAGTTAATGGATAGATTGATTACTAAATTACCCGCATCCCCTTATTCCTTGGTTGTATTCACTTCTGGGTTTtcacaaaaaaaaattagttgGGTATATGCTATTAAGATGTTCAATAAGTTACCAATTGAGGCACGTCATTATTTACAACAAACTTTTATTGTCCAtgaatctttttttattaggACTGTTTATCAAGTCCTATCTAATGCAATGAGTATGAAGTTTCTCCGAACCACCAATcaatctaataatactgaatcaattgaatatagTAGCGATAATAgtacttcaaataatgatccCGTAATAACACATGTAGCGGATTTAACACAACTATCACATCTTATAGATATAACTAGATTGCGTATATCATTGAACGTTTACCTATATGATTATCAAATTACTGAATATATCGATGTACCaaaatcatattttgaaaGACTAACAGTAAATTCTAATAAGCATTATAAACAATTagtatttgataaaatatttcaaagattGAAAAAGGAAGGAATGAATACcgaattaatttttcagaaaCCAGGCTCATATAAGAAAgttaatattcttttggatattattaatagaaataattatattgatCTTTCACAATGGGATATTTATTCACTagcaacaatatttttacattttctaaaaaataaaagtaaacCATTGGTACCAATAGATTTAATAAAGCTCCCAATCTATGACACTTTTAGTTATACGTACAAGatatttattgatataatcaAGTTTAACAATTATcaagatttttatttctccATATTCCCTCTTTTCCAGAAAATCATTAACAATAAGGCTACGAGCAAATTAGATCCAAGATTATTAGCCAAGGCATTAGCACCTACGCTCtgtaaagaaaaaatatcgtTAGCAAATTCGGACGTATTAGCCATTGGAGcaagatttattagaaatttgTTAAACCATTATGATGAAGTTAAACTAGCATAtgatacaaataaaattccAGACGATACCCCACCAAGGAGATCTATTTCAGAAGTGGTTCAATCTCCAACTCGAAAATCAAGTTATACCAATCTTAATGTTGTTAATAGTTCAAGTAACAATATTACCACAAACGGTAAATTAACGTTAAGAACAGTTTCTCAACCTCCATTATTACCCAAACCTCGTAAGAATATTAGCCCCATTAGAATTGATTTAAGAAGTCGTAGCCCAAGTCCAAATCGTGCTTCTAGTAATGGTAGTAAATCCCATGAGATTCATTCGATACGTAATAGTAGTAACGGCAGTGTGGGTGAAAGTTCAATACAAGCTACACTAACATCAACACCAATACAATCACAAAATCAAAACTCTAATCAAAACCAAGACCaatcaaaaaaagatatcCCGGGGAGCActtcaaatgaaaaaagaaataactCACCTACTAGACCTCCTCCTCGTAAAATCTCTAATGAACATGCTATGCCTGCGGTACCAGTTTTAAAACCAAAATCATCAGCCTCATCATTAATGCCAAGCTCCAAGAGTATTTCTAGTGGCAGCACATTAGGCTCTAATAGCACAACAAATAGTTCCGTATCAGGCTCAAGTACCACTGCAATTTCAAAACCTAAAACTGCAAATATCTATGATACATATGTTAACGATGATTCCATGATTCTAGGAGATGATCGGGATGTAGAAGAATTAGTCATCAATAGCcaaaaattatctttaattgtAGACAAGAATCAAGAAaagattatattatttgataaagaGTTacagaaaaagaagaaaaaagaaggGTCCAACAAGAGTGAGATCCAAAACAAATTCTCAACTGATGGCTATTCAGGAATTAAAACCGGTAACAGGGTGAGCAAACTGGCGGCATTATATGAAGAGAGATTGATGGGTATCCAAGCTTTGAATGAAATGAAACGAAGTTAA